From Pungitius pungitius chromosome 9, fPunPun2.1, whole genome shotgun sequence, one genomic window encodes:
- the LOC119218056 gene encoding MORN repeat-containing protein 4-like produces the protein MTLTRGSFSYSNGEEYHGEWKEGLRHGLGQLTFSDGTCYTGQFENGLFSGCGVLVFADGSRYEGEFVQGKFQGAGVFAHFDGMRFEGEFRTGCVDGYGVLTPADGGPGGGGGGHEGLFETNQLRRRESSAGAVQRAQAAAAKARALAM, from the exons ATGACCCTGACACGAGGCTCCTTCAGCTACTCCAACGGCGAGGAGTACCACGGCGAATGGAAAGAAg GGCTGCGTCACGGCCTGGGTCAGCTGACCTTCAGCGACGGGACGTGCTACACGGGGCAGTTCGAGAACGGCCTCTTCAGCGGCTGCGGCGTGCTGGTCTTCGCCGACGGCTCCAG GTATGAAGGAGAATTCGTTCAGGGTAAATTTCAGGGCGCCGGCGTCTTCGCTCACTTCGACGGGATGAGGTTCGAAGGCGAGTTCCGGACCGGATGTGTGGACGGATACG GAGTCCTGACGCCCGCGGACGGGGgccccggcggcggcggggggggccaCGAGGGCCTGTTTGAGACCaaccagctgaggaggagggagagcagcgcGGGCGCCGTGCAGAGAGCgcaggccgccgccgccaaggCCCGGGCGCTGGCCATGTGA